The following proteins come from a genomic window of Stigmatopora nigra isolate UIUO_SnigA chromosome 9, RoL_Snig_1.1, whole genome shotgun sequence:
- the pask gene encoding PAS domain-containing serine/threonine-protein kinase, translating to MSSLTSEANSDAKRHLVDQRATICVVPDLSSDLLEDEFDMNRSYPSAKRPLQKRILLEMHRRYYCEYSSARNQQKPSIHLNSDPSLAALSCPPTMSESKDKLFGDLMATDGGLSASPLVFNPNKVLLTVDLKSREITSANDQASSLFSCTPDELCGTKLMSILKKTTQVLEQALPEDYLLKDGSVASSFGKVVDVMTMLGEVPMLVSIHKESQNAEHIFVKMENLQRISATLTFSQDGSILTCDSAFAHLHGYHHPEDVKGLSVMELIPSLQIPLHCQALPKMLRVQRVCGRSRDGASVPLCVKLQGAVECAGPQQQHNGPTHSHFIESFHGDAAGIEGDSRVVSPCPTLEYKGTVWAFAPLSCLLLLRADGSICSIHNQQALRLFGYSKNELLGKCVTFLMPGFYGRMSDSVSENGPSQEALAETAKSTAKFDADPSSLVAGDMATVHQACSRRASMGRGRIFTGNCTKLDKQGSALSTLSSPAVSSTRVLNYCPHSANDTQELLEQAAQVVATCSSSSSSSSSSLSSDTGETTEALLRTFAWVERPEGDTTCVISTEQLGSKYEPAIMENNTHAGSNQNGHAHNSVQSSNVAKDGCLRGSSVLQESSFEVISMGSRSSSGFCEKFAAQPGSDPLRPEVSCYLDVNSHGDLVTQAMAELDLSSAVVLSVQDGVDENQHSITSCDTDELLRTPSPCDLDPEDRPTGPEKENKYHSAEEQSENQAGMDQWPALSSIHKESGQEFCLTGSKGDVPSNSELPATSTPKKQKMIEVALKSDAPQFLEGRFEASAYHRDGTRVEVQCDVVRADLPDGSIMYCVWMSRPGQQGSFLQSDRSLIDKSTASFGEGSREGRHGEALRSTLDLENSRACDGQFEEEYRPIKAVGKGAFGFVWKAIRRCDGQEVVVKFISKARIISDCWVHDPMLGQVSQEIAILTRVQHHNIVKVLEVFENGSFFQMVMEKHGDGLDLFEFIDMQPQLDEPLASYIFRQLVAAIFYLRSKNILHRDIKDENIIIDKCFHIRLIDFGSATMMAPGKLFYNFCGTLEYCSPEVLQGNPYEGPDLEMWSLGVLLYTLLFSENPFSGVAEILEAKIRPPFPLSSELNSVLCGLLHPKPTQRMTLDQLLLESWVSQPISLAEYTWTEVIPATHNNFPLSSPQQYAGPHLFADGGDDTLPEEEDDEECLSMVALETELKKYLNEN from the exons ATGTCGTCGTTGACCAGTGAAGCTAATTCTGATGCCAAACGGCACTTGGTGGATCAGAGAGCAACTATTTGTGTTGTACCTGACCTTTCGTCTGACCTCTTGGAGGACGAGTTTGACATGAACAGATCTTACCCATCTGCAAAGAGACCTTTGCAGAAAAGAATCTTGTTGGAAATGCACCGACGTTATTACTGTGAATATTCCTCAG caagaaACCAGCAAAAACCCTCCATCCACCTTAACTCGGACCCTTCCCTTGCTGCCTTATCATGCCCACCCACAATGTCAGAATCCAAAGACAAACTTTTTGGTGATCTTATGGCGACAGATGGCGGACTGTCTGCTTCACCTTTGGTTTTTAACCCAAACAAAGTACTTCTCACAGTAGATCTCAAAAGCAGAGAg ATTACATCAGCTAATGATCAGGCTTCTAGTTTATTTTCATGCACCCCTGATGAGTTGTGTGGAACAAAGTTAATGAGCATTTTGAAGAAAACTACACAGGTTTTGGAACAGGCATTGCCTGAGGACTATCTGCTTAAAGATGGCAGTGTTGCATCCAGTTTTGGGAAAGTG GTTGATGTCATGACAATGCTTGGTGAAGTGCCAATGCTGGTTTCCATCCACAAAGAGTCACAAAATGCAGAGCATATCTTTGTCAAGATGGAGAATTTACAACGGATTTCTGCTACTCTGACGTTTTCCCAAGAT GGAAGTATTCTTACCTGTGACTCAGCATTTGCTCATCTCCATGGTTACCACCATCCTGAGGATGTCAAAGGACTTTCAGTTATGGAGTTAATCCCCTCTTTACAAATCCCTCTGCACTGTCAAGCATTGCCTAAA ATGCTGAGAGTTCAGAGAGTGTGTGGAAGAAGTAGAGATGGCGCATCGGTGCCGCTTTGTGTTAAACTTCAGGGGGCTGTCGAGTGTGCGGGACCCCAGCAACAACACAATGGGCCGACCCACTCACATTTTATTGAGAGTTTTCATGGAGATGCGGCAG GCATTGAGGGAGACAGCAGGGTCGTCTCCCCCTGCCCTACTTTGGAGTACAAGGGAACCGTCTGGGCGTTCGCCCCACTGAgctgcctcctcctcctgcgAGCTGACGGCTCAATCTGCAGCATCCACAATCAACAGGCTCTCCGTCTGTTCGGCTACAGCAAAAACGAGCTGCTGGGAAAG TGCGTCACTTTCCTCATGCCGGGGTTCTATGGAAGGATGTCCGATTCTGTCAGTGAGAACGGTCCTTCCCAAGAAGCTCTAGCAGAGACGGCtaaaagtacagcaaaattTG ATGCGGATCCGTCCTCGTTGGTGGCTGGAGATATGGCCACGGTACACCAAGCCTGCAGCAGAAGAGCATCCATGGGAAGAGGAAGGATCTTCACTGGAAACTGTACCAAGCTAGATAAACAAGGAAGTGCTTTGTCTACACTGTCCTCTCCTGCTGTGTCCTCAACTCGTGTTTTGAA TTATTGTCCCCACAGTGCTAATGACACCCAAGAACTGTTGGAGCAGGCAGCTCAGGTTGTTGCtacatgtagtagtagtagtagtagtagtagtagtagcctCTCCTCAGACACGGGTGAAACTACTGAGGCTCTCTTGAGGACTTTTGCCTGGGTGGAACGTCCAGAGGGAGATACCACTTGTGTTATTTCCACTGAGCAACTGGGATCGAAATATGAACCAGCAATTATGGAAAATAATACCCATGCAGGTA GCAATCAGAATGGACATGCACATAACAGTGTCCAGTCTTCTAATGTGGCCAAAGATGGATGCTTACGTGGTTCTTCTGTCCTGCAAGAATCCAGCTTTGAGGTCATTTCAATGGGGAGCAG gtcgtCTTCTGGCTTTTGCGAAAAGTTTGCCGCTCAGCCCGGTTCTGATCCACTCCGACCTGAAGTCAGCTGTTATCTAGACGTCAACAGCCATGGCGATCTGGTTACTCAAGCCATGGCTGAACTGGATCTGAGCAGCGCGGTTGTACTCAGCGTCCAAGATGGCGTTGACGAAAACCAGCACTCCATAACGTCCTGTGATACGGATGAGCTCCTACGCACCCCCTCGCCATGCGATCTCGACCCGGAAGATCGGCCCACCGGTCCCGAGAAGGAGAATAAATATCATTCTGCCGAAGAGCAGTCGGAGAACCAAGCTGGGATGGATCAATGGCCTGCTCTTTCTTCCATTCACAAAGAAAGCGGGCAAGAATTTTGCTTGACTGGCAGTAAAGGTGACGTTCCGTCAAATAGTGAGCTTCCTGCTACATCCACACCAAAGAAACAGAAGATGATTGAGGTTGCACTCAAGTCTGACGCCCCGCAGTTCCTGGAGGGACGTTTTGAAGCTAGTGCTTACCATAGAGACGGCACAAGAGTTG AGGTGCAGTGTGACGTTGTCCGGGCCGATCTTCCTGACGGAAGTATAATGTACTGCGTGTGGATGAGCCGGCCTGGTCAACAAGGGTCATTTTTGCAAAGTGATCGATCCCTGATCGACAAGTCTACAGCCAGTTTTGGAGAG GGGAGCAGAGAGGGACGTCATGGTGAGGCACTTCGCTCCACTTTGGACCTGGAGAATTCTCGGGCATGCGATGGGCAGTTTGAAGAAGAGTATAGGCCTATTAAAGCGGTTGGGAAAGGAGCCTTTGGGTTTGTCTGGAAGGCGATACGGCGCTGTGATGGACAGGAA GTTGTCGTGAAGTTTATCAGCAAGGCCAGGATCATCAGCGACTGCTGGGTACACGACCCCATGTTGGGTCAAGTTAGCCAGGAGATCGCCATTCTGACTCGAGTGCAGCACCATAACATCGTTAAG GTGCTGGAGGTGTTTGAAAACGGAAGCTTCTTCCAGATGGTGATGGAAAAACACGGAGACGGTTTGGATCTTTTTGAATTCATCGACATGCAACCGCAACTGGACGAGCCGCTGGCCAGCTACATCTTTCGACAG CTGGTTGCGGCCATCTTTTACTTAAGGTCAAAGAACATCTTGCATCGAGACATTAAAGACGAGAATATCATCATTGACAAGTGTTTCCATATCCGCCTCATTGACTTTGGCTCTGCGACCATGATGGCTCCGGGGAAgcttttttacaatttctgtgGTACTTTGGAGTACTGCTCCCCTGAGGTTCTCCAAGGAAACCC GTACGAGGGTCCGGATTTGGAGATGTGGTCTCTTGGGGTTTTGCTTTACACACTGCTGTTCAGCGAAAATCCCTTCAGTGGAGTAGCTGAAATCTTGGAAGCAAAGATCAGGCCACCATTTCCACTCTCGTCAG AATTAAACAGCGTGTTGTGTGGACTGCTGCACCCGAAGCCCACCCAAAGGATGACATTAGACCAACTACTTTTGGAGTCTTGGGTCAGCCAGCCCATTTCGTTGGCTGAGTATACTTGGACGGAGGTGATCCCTGCAACTCATAACAATT TTCCACTGTCCAGTCCCCAACAATATGCAGGACCACATTTGTTTGCAGATGGAGGTGATGATACTCTTccagaagaagaggatgatgaagaaTGCTTGTCCATGGTTGCCTTGGAAACGGAGCTCAAGAAGTACCTCAATGAAAACTAG
- the mterf4 gene encoding transcription termination factor 4, mitochondrial — translation MNNPTAFRRVLCILRSTSSSIYSLFQSGSYLQRSCIRRKLFCSKSSNQLLPGEGNNEQASIHRTTSPELPLSSLLDMGFTPPQAEEIYQSLSKVRNGSATKNRSSTLMVLFMLGFNPSSVGKILTKCPDLYNIDQSLLKQRIDNLRKLGLVEGSLQRVVSHYPAILATSVKAVKYKTVFLKEKCLFTMQQVTEILRDSPAIVHEDQDQLEYKFQYVFFRMGIKQAQMVKHKLFRSTLEELRWRHSFLERRGLYQTPDKNGQTLIVNPKLDSIINVDLESFLARAAGASAEEYVVFQKLLAREWQEEERHHGDGSDDDYSDDEDEEEEIESKDSYRKRRRNNH, via the exons ATGAACAATCCTACAGCCTTTCGTCGG GTTTTGTGCATTTTAAGGAGCACTTCCTCGTCCATATACAGTTTATTTCAATCTGGTAGCTACCTGCAGCGTTCTTGCATACGGCGTAAATTATTCTGTTCCAAGAGTAGTAACCAACTACTACCAGGTGAGGGCAACAATGAGCAAGCATCCATCCATAGGACGACCAGTCCAGAGTTGCCCCTCTCCTCTCTTCTTGACATGGGCTTCACGCCCCCCCAGGCAGAGGAAATCTACCAATCATTATCTAAAGTGCGAAATGGAAGTGCCACCAAGAACCGATCGTCAACACTCATGGTTCTCTTCATGTTGGGGTTCAATCCCTCCAGTGTGGGGAAGATTTTGACTAAATGTCCTGACCTTTACAACATCGACCAATCGCTTCTCAAGCAGCGTATCGACAACCTGCGGAAACTTGGTTTGGTCGAGG GCAGCCTTCAACGGGTGGTGTCCCACTACCCCGCCATTCTGGCCACGTCTGTAAAGGCGGTCAAATACAAGACTGTCTTCCTCAAGGAAAAGTGTCTGTTCACCATGCAGCAGGTGACCGAGATCCTCAGAGACAGTCCGGCTATTGTGCATGAGGACCAGGACCAGCTGGAATATAAATTTCAG TACGTCTTCTTCCGAATGGGCATCAAACAAGCACAGATGGTGAAGCACAAGTTATTTCGCTCCACGCTGGAAGAGTTACGCTGGCGTCACTCTTTCTTGGAGCGCCGTGGTTTGTACCAAACCCCCGACAAGAATGGGCAGACCCTCATAGTTAACCCCAAATTGGACAGCATCATCAATGTAGACTTGGAAAGTTTCCTGGCCCGTGCGGCAGGCGCGTCAGCCGAAGAGTACGTCGTCTTTCAGAAGCTGCTGGCCAGAGAGTGGCAGGAAGAGGAGCGTCACCACGGCGACGGCAGCGATGACGACTATAgcgatgatgaggatgaggaagaggagattGAAAGCAAAGATAGCTACaggaaaaggagaagaaatAATCATTGA
- the LOC144201245 gene encoding putative G-protein coupled receptor 148 produces the protein MAAEPILISNLTQEWMATLLSWHLELFFIPTTMVTLSTIVANAVLFTCILASRALRQETRYLLVANTLVADMLFLSLNLATSVVNAAQAEVPWLLCELVTAVTVTAYCCAILTVTFMVVDTYAAVRWPLRYRDVLPPERTHRILLGAWLLAASYPFTLVVLMEVERGGPHDKAAVCLVLISLGFLQAKNMAGVNTYFFVAAVICAGLIFCCYICLYMETRTQGIWQNRFSRARVTVLAHGILLLLYFIPGFVFTLELLLFQSRGVSQDVRVWVSTINMCVLMLLPRALAPYLYGLRYREISDTLLQLLHRHRRLSQITVTS, from the coding sequence ATGGCTGCAGAGCCCATCTTAATCAGCAACTTGACCCAAGAGTGGATGGCCACCCTGCTCAGTTGGCACCTGGAACTTTTCTTCATCCCTACCACCATGGTCACCTTGTCCACCATCGTAGCCAACGCCGTCCTCTTCACCTGCATCTTGGCTTCACGTGCCTTACGCCAGGAGACCCGCTACCTCCTGGTTGCCAACACCCTAGTGGCGGACATGTTATTCCTCAGCCTCAACTTAGCCACCAGCGTCGTCAACGCCGCCCAAGCCGAGGTCCCGTGGCTGTTGTGCGAGTTGGTGACGGCCGTGACCGTCACGGCCTACTGCTGCGCCATTTTGACCGTCACCTTCATGGTGGTGGACACATACGCCGCCGTGCGTTGGCCGCTGCGCTACCGCGACGTTCTACCGCCCGAGCGCACTCACAGAATCCTGCTGGGGGCGTGGCTATTAGCAGCTAGCTACCCGTTCACCCTGGTGGTCCTGATGGAAGTGGAGCGAGGGGGTCCGCATGACAAGGCGGCTGTGTGCTTGGTCCTCATCTCGCTGGGATTCCTACAGGCCAAAAACATGGCGGGGGTTAACACCTACTTCTTTGTAGCTGCTGTCATCTGTGCTGGGCTTATCTTCTGCTGCTATATTTGCCTCTATATGGAAACTAGAACCCAGGGTATCTGGCAGAACCGCTTCTCCAGAGCCCGGGTAACCGTCTTGGCCCATGGTATTTTGCTCCTACTTTACTTCATCCCTGGTTTTGTCTTCACACTGGAGCTGTTGCTGTTTCAAAGCCGAGGCGTCAGTCAGGATGTCCGAGTTTGGGTCAGCACGATCAATATGTGCGTGCTCATGTTGCTTCCCAGGGCCTTGGCGCCGTATTTGTACGGGTTACGCTACCGCGAGATCTCGGACACGTTACTGCAGCTGTTGCATCGGCATCGAAGACTCAGTCAGATCACCGTCACGTCATAG
- the camk2n2a gene encoding calcium/calmodulin-dependent protein kinase II inhibitor 1a — protein MSEVLPYNEGKMSGYGADSEVSQMSFSCGLQDTNAFFAGSQGKRPPKLGQIGRAKRVVIEDDRIDEVLKGMNDKSSPGV, from the exons ATGTCCGAAGTGTTGCCCTACAACGAAGGCAAAATGAGCGGCTATGGAGCAGACAGCGAGGTCAGCCAGATGTCCTTTAGCTGCGGACTGCAGGACACAAACGCCTTTTTTGCCGGCTCGCAGGGAAAAAGACCCCCGAAGCTCGGCCAGATCGGCAGAGCCAAGCGAG TGGTGATCGAGGACGACCGAATAGACGAAGTCCTGAAAGGGATGAACGACAAGTCTTCGCCTGGCGTTtaa